In the Raphanus sativus cultivar WK10039 unplaced genomic scaffold, ASM80110v3 Scaffold2940, whole genome shotgun sequence genome, one interval contains:
- the LOC108831994 gene encoding uncharacterized protein LOC108831994 has protein sequence MAKTRGGGKVGSRRSRRNQGLEVVDQGLEDKRPQLKVKKATAKKTASPKKSLVLTPTRRSSRIKKVAAQDDDELEDVTPDDDDDELEDVTPEYIPRVDEVEDVLNGKEAEEDGDGNGKEAEEDGDGNGKENEDEQANMEDDGVLNEKGNEEEARDMEEDGTAQDDEIPSTEGVELGGEEVQKKNKRGPTKLRRVAENPNDKIMVTFNDIGEHIGPGSVTLSSFLGPLVREHVPVTLADWRNLDAATKATMWEEIQVCIYTLVCFVEPQDEIITCLTCLL, from the coding sequence ATGGCAAagacaagaggaggaggaaaagTTGGTTCTCGTCGGAGTAGACGTAATCAAGGCTTGGAGGTAGTAGATCAAGGCTTGGAGGACAAGAGACCGCAACTAAAAGTGAAGAAAGCTACAGCAAAGAAAACGGCTTCCCCTAAAAAGAGTTTAGTTCTAACGCCAACGAGAAGAAGTAGTAGAATCAAGAAAGTGGCTGCtcaagatgatgatgagctagaagatgttacacctgatgatgatgatgatgagctaGAAGATGTTACACCTGAATATATTCCCCGAGTTGATGAGGTAGAAGATGTACTCAATGGGAAAGaggctgaagaagatggagatggcaatgggaaagaggctgaagaagatggagatggcaATGGGAAAGAGAATGAAGACGAACAGGCCAATATGGAAGATGATGGAGTTCTCAATGAGAAAGggaatgaagaagaagctcgCGATATGGAAGAAGATGGCACTGCGCAAGATGATGAGATTCCTAGTACTGAAGGAGTTGAGCTAGGAGGGGaggaagttcaaaaaaaaaataaaagaggacCAACAAAGTTGCGCAGAGTGGCTGAAAATCCCAATGATAAGATTATGGTCACATTCAATGACATTGGTGAGCATATTGGACCTGGTTCAGTAACACTATCGTCTTTTCTTGGTCCTCTTGTGAGGGAACATGTTCCGGTTACACTCGCTGATTGGAGAAATCTTGATGCAGCGACTAAAGCAACAATGTGGGAAGAAATTCAggtttgtatatatacattagTATGTTTTGTTGAACCGCAAGATGAAATTATAACATGTTTAACTTGCTTATTGTGA